One genomic segment of Ricinus communis isolate WT05 ecotype wild-type chromosome 5, ASM1957865v1, whole genome shotgun sequence includes these proteins:
- the LOC8259190 gene encoding cell wall protein RBR3, translated as MCSNSSHSSSGGGVGGDNGVDSIYSKKPKRQRVPKRGPGVAELEKILREQEKRNDIEKAKSDGYSLVSSLPNSYHPQPLALASSKSLPQPRPVSFSPHPKQFTPPNTTYSIALVGKSGVQIAGSNLVLPEHTLLPTMWSSSETKVGVGVSRSVPGFPFSARSLNGSNPSPVFPDPSLMQRSQNTPSSAKDLFPHCIVSSSTTPSSSIPCHGREPPSNQTTYYHTTPLWPEEDQMVGAKRSRPFSMEIPPVPVFHYPVPTFSPQINRLDPSFSCGNGSSIEASATISREKMPSSSLEPNIEKCNTDNGSLPDGSFLLFGCPTTPPSTHTLQRELSKFSHFPLQESNGGGSIHKKPFYSFLLPREHIGMVESLNNERTETRGDGIDLNLRL; from the exons ATGTGCAGCAATTCAAGCCATAGTAGCAGCGGCGGAGGTGTTGGTGGTGATAATGGTGTTGATAGTATATATTCAAAGAAACCCAAGAGACAAAGAGTACCAAAAAGAGGGCCAGGAGTTGCAGAACTAGAGAAGATTTTGAGAGAAcaagagaagagaaatgaTATAGAAAAGGCTAAGAGTGACGGGTATTCATTAGTATCATCACTTCCCAATTCTTATCACCCGCAACCCCTTGCTCTTGCTTCATCAAAATCCTTACCACAACCACGACCTGTCTCTTTCTCTCCACATCCTAAACAATTTACTCCACCGAATACAACATATAGCATAGCGTTAGTTGGCAAAAGTGGCGTCCAAATCGCTGGATCAAATTTGGTTTTACCTGAGCATACTTTGTTACCTACGATGTGGAGTTCTTCTGAGACTAAAGTTGGTGTTGGAGTATCAAGATCAGTTCCCGGATTTCCATTTTCTGCCCGTTCATTGAATGGATCTAATCCTAGTCCTGTGTTTCCTGATCCTAGTTTGATGCAAAGAAGCCAAAACACACCATCTTCAGCT AAAGATCTTTTTCCTCATTGTATTGTGTCATCTTCAACAACTCCATCATCTTCTATACCTTGCCATGGTAGAGAGCCCCCTTCAAACCAAACCACATATTATCATACTACTCCTTTATGGCCAGAGGAAGATCAG ATGGTTGGAGCAAAAAGATCAAGACCATTTTCCATGGAGATCCCTCCAGTCCCTGTTTTCCACTATCCAGTTCCAACATTTTCACCTCAAATCAACAGATTAGACCCTTCATTTTCATGTGGTAATGGCAGCAGCATTGAAGCAAGTGCTACTATCTCCAG AGAGAAGATGCCAAGTAGTTCTTTGGAACCGAATATCGAAAAATGCAATACAGATAATGGATCATTACCAGATGgaagttttttattatttggatGTCCAACAACTCCTCCATCCACTCATACTCTTCAACGAGAACTATCCAAATTCAGTCATTTTCCTCTTCAA GAAAGCAATGGTGGAGGATCTATTCACAAGAAACCTTTCTACAGCTTCTTACTTCCAAGGGAGCATATTGGCATGGTGGAAAGCTTAAACAATGAGAGAACTGAAACGAGGGGAGATGGCATTGATCTCAATCTTAGACTCTAA